The following are from one region of the Zonotrichia leucophrys gambelii isolate GWCS_2022_RI chromosome 1A, RI_Zleu_2.0, whole genome shotgun sequence genome:
- the LOC135441896 gene encoding NADH-cytochrome b5 reductase 3-like isoform X2: MGAQLSVLRQVVTYPIWLIYTTFMRFFRNPQPAITLKDPEVKYALRLIDKEEVSHDTRRFRFALPSMEHVLGLPLGQHIYLSARIDGALVVRPYTPVSSDDDKGFVDLVVKVYFRGVHPKFPDGGKMSQYLDSLKIGDTIDFRGPSGLLVYKGKGKFAIRPEKKAEPVTKTVKYVGMIAGGTGITPMLQIIRAIIKDKDDPTICQLLFANQTEKDILLRSELDEIQAQNPARFKCWYTLDTAPENWDYSQGFVNQEMIRDHLPPPQNDVLILMCGPPPMIQYACIPNLDKLGYAKDMRFSF, from the exons ATGGGGGCACAGCTCAGCGTG ttgcGTCAGGTTGTGACATACCCAATATGGCTGATCTACACCACCTTCATGAGGTTCTTCAGGAATCCCCAGCCTGCCATTACCCTCAAGGACCCAGAAGTGAAGTATGCACTGAGGCTGATTGATAAGGAG gaaGTTAGTCATGACACAAGGAGATTTCGATTTGCCCTCCCTTCCATGGAGCACGTTCTGGGTCTCCCTCTAG GGCAGCACATCTACCTGTCTGCACGGATTGATGGAGCTCTGGTTGTCAGACCTTACACTCCAGTTTCCAGTGATGATGACAAGGGCTTTGTGGATCTTGTTGTCAAG GTCTACTTCAGAGGTGTCCATCCCAAGTTTCCTGATGGGGGGAAGATGTCTCAATACTTGGACAGCCTGAAAATAGGGGACACCATTGACTTCAGAGGACCAAGTGGCCTCCTTGTGTACAAAGGAAAAG gCAAGTTTGCTATTCGGCCAGAAAAGAAAGCTGAACCAGTTACCAAGACAGTGAAGTACGTGGGGATGATTGCAGGGGGCACTG GGATAACACCTATGCTGCAGATCATTCGAGCAATCATAAAGGACAAAGATGACCCCACCATTTGCCAGCTGCTGTTTGCTAATCAG ACTGAGAAGGATATCCTGTTACGTTCCGAGCTCGATGAGATCCAGGCGCAGAATCCCGCGCGCTTCAAGTGCTGGTACACGCTGGACACGGCGCCTGAAA aTTGGGATTACAGCCAAGGATTTGTGAACCAAGAGATGATCAGAGACCACCTGCCCCCACCTCAGAATGATGTTCTGATCCTCATGTGTGGACCTCCTCCGATGATCCAGTATGCCTGCATTCCCAACCTGGACAAACTGGGCTATGCCAAGGACATGAGGTTCTCCTTCTAA
- the LOC135441896 gene encoding NADH-cytochrome b5 reductase 3-like isoform X1: protein MGAQLSVLRQVVTYPIWLIYTTFMRFFRNPQPAITLKDPEVKYALRLIDKEEVSHDTRRFRFALPSMEHVLGLPLGQHIYLSARIDGALVVRPYTPVSSDDDKGFVDLVVKVYFRGVHPKFPDGGKMSQYLDSLKIGDTIDFRGPSGLLVYKGKGKFAIRPEKKAEPVTKTVKYVGMIAGGTGITPMLQIIRAIIKDKDDPTICQLLFANQTEKDILLRSELDEIQAQNPARFKCWYTLDTAPENWDYSQGFVNQEMIRDHLPPPQNDVLILMCGPPPMIQYACIPNLDKLGYAKDMRFSF, encoded by the exons ATGGGGGCACAGCTCAGCGTG ttgcGTCAGGTTGTGACATACCCAATATGGCTGATCTACACCACCTTCATGAGGTTCTTCAGGAATCCCCAGCCTGCCATTACCCTCAAGGACCCAGAAGTGAAGTATGCACTGAGGCTGATTGATAAGGAG gaaGTTAGTCATGACACAAGGAGATTTCGATTTGCCCTCCCTTCCATGGAGCACGTTCTGGGTCTCCCTCTAG GGCAGCACATCTACCTGTCTGCACGGATTGATGGAGCTCTGGTTGTCAGACCTTACACTCCAGTTTCCAGTGATGATGACAAGGGCTTTGTGGATCTTGTTGTCAAG GTCTACTTCAGAGGTGTCCATCCCAAGTTTCCTGATGGGGGGAAGATGTCTCAATACTTGGACAGCCTGAAAATAGGGGACACCATTGACTTCAGAGGACCAAGTGGCCTCCTTGTGTACAAAGGAAAAGGCAAG TTTGCTATTCGGCCAGAAAAGAAAGCTGAACCAGTTACCAAGACAGTGAAGTACGTGGGGATGATTGCAGGGGGCACTG GGATAACACCTATGCTGCAGATCATTCGAGCAATCATAAAGGACAAAGATGACCCCACCATTTGCCAGCTGCTGTTTGCTAATCAG ACTGAGAAGGATATCCTGTTACGTTCCGAGCTCGATGAGATCCAGGCGCAGAATCCCGCGCGCTTCAAGTGCTGGTACACGCTGGACACGGCGCCTGAAA aTTGGGATTACAGCCAAGGATTTGTGAACCAAGAGATGATCAGAGACCACCTGCCCCCACCTCAGAATGATGTTCTGATCCTCATGTGTGGACCTCCTCCGATGATCCAGTATGCCTGCATTCCCAACCTGGACAAACTGGGCTATGCCAAGGACATGAGGTTCTCCTTCTAA